CCACGTTCATCTTACTGTCACTGTGGATACCCCGTTCatgtacacctccccctccccaccaggaaagtcacagagctctccgcttccttctggacaccagacccaacgagttcccctccacaaacactcccctgctctttgtttcgcttgtcttctttgtttgagctgagctcgactgtcacttctttctgtcaccttgcagtgaactggtgctggtcacgtgtgtgaatgatttggaggggAATGCAGATCGAACAATTAGTGAGATTGTGGatggcactggaactggtgtgtgggggaagtgagggttgtctgaggttacagtgggatggagaccagctggggaagtgggcATAGGAGAGCAGCGGATCATTACTGTTACTCAAAAACAGGTCTTCAGGAGGTCAAAAAGACCATCATTCAGATGGAGAGACAGCTTCCCTTGGGGCTCTGGATTCACCAGACAAGACTGGTGCTGTGGATCagctcatcaggttggagggaaccaggaatataaggtgttgctcctccctcCTGAGCATCAGCTCATAAATTAGGGGAACAATTCGTGGAGCAGCTTCGCACCATCCGTCCCAAGCAGAACCTCCCAGTGCCAAACATTTCAATACTGATTCCCatccctgttctgacatgtcgatcgatggcctcctcttgtgccgggATGAAATCCCCCGTCAGGGTGGAggtgcaacatcttatattcggTCTGAGTACTCCAAGCTGATGCATGAATATTGATCTCGCCTTCTGATAGACCAAACCCACCCGCAcccccctcttcctctattccacactcttacttctcacctgcctattacatccgccgggtcccctcctcctccctctctctctcccctctggtgcactctcctcacctaccagattatttcttctccaacccttgacctttcccacccacctgccaccttccagctagcctctttcccctccccattttttattctggcttcttctgggtacatccagcacccagggcatgtccttttcttactgttactatcaggtaggaggtacaggagcctgaagacacacactaggcgattcaggaacagcttcttcccctctgccatcggattcctgaatggacattgtacccttggacactacctcacttctttaataTAATGtagttctgtttttgcacgtttttaaaatcTGTTCAATACAAGCATAttgtaattggtttatttattcattactattatttttatttcatttattattattactttaacAAAAAGAATTTTGCTCCTCATGTATGAGAAGGATGTCAGAAATAAAGTGAATTCATTCATCCGGATCGTGGGgccgagagagagggaaaggacccGGACTGTCCCGGGATGCGGATCCATCGTGTGTCGGCATCTCACAGTAATTGTCCCTCAGTCGCGGGAAATCTCCGCCCGTGGCGCCGCTCCGACATGCTGCCAGGTCAATGAGCCTTTCGTTTACCGAGCGCAGGCGTGATTTTCGGGAAGGTTTCGACCCTTACGCTTGCCTATGTGATCTCCTGGTCACGGCGAATCCTGGAGCGAACACGAGAGAGTCTGCGAATGTTGGAAATGCAAAGCCACTCActcaaaacgctgaaggaactcagcagctcaggcagcatctgtgcgaAAGAATAAACTGCCGGCGGTTCGGGACgagtcccttcttcagcactgagaagGACGGGGGAAATGCCAGAATCAAAAGGTGTGCAGTATAATCAGAGGGGAAAGGGATCAGCTAGAATGTGATCggtgaagccaggcgggtgggaAAGGCCAGAATCAAAAGGTGTGCAGTATAATCAGAGGGGAAAGGGATCAGCTCGAATGTCATCggtgaagccaggcgggtgggaaaggtcaagggttggagaaggaaaATCTGATAGCAGGGGAGAGTGACCATAGAACATAgtaatccacagcacattacaggcgcttctgcccacaatgttgtgtccacCATGGATCCTAATTCAGAATTTCCCTAccgtacagccctctatttttaagctCCGTGTACGGTACCTATAtaagagtctcttaacagaccctgttgtatccgcctctaccaccttcactggaaaTGCGTCCCATGCTCCCTTCTGTGTGTAAaacgtacctctgacatctccccttgtacctatttccaagcaccttaaaacgatgccccctcttgttagccatttcaacactgggaaaaagcctctggctatccacactatcaaacccctcgtcatcttatacacctctgtcaggtcacctctcgtcctccgtcactccaagaaggaaaggccaagttcactcaatctattctcataagacatgctctccaatccaggcaagatcTTTGTAacgctgctctgcactctctctatagtatccacatccttcctgtagtgaggtgtccAGAAATGAACAGAGTGCTCCAAGTGGTGTGGAACTAAGGGTTTATATCCCTGTAACAttgcctcatggctcttgaattcaaccccacagttgatgaagtccaacacaccatacgcctttctAACAACACGGTCAACCTGCGGAGCAGCTTTGAGCTCCCATCGGacacagatcctccacactgccaagagtttcacCATTAATatttggttggtcaaatttgaagacagaatttgCTAACTTgcagtcctctggtacttctcccatcctggttgataatgcaaagatcatcggcagaggctctgcagttttttccctctcttcccacagtagcctggggtagatCTCACCTGGCCCCAGCGACTTGTCTAACTTAATATCTTTCCAgtgctccagcacgtcctccttctcaatgtctatatgctcaagcatttcaatccgctgtaagtcatccccacaattgtgaAGGTCcccttccctggtgaatactgaagcaaactattcattaagtacctctgctacctgaTCTAACTCAGGTATTGCACTCTATTGGTCCTACGATCACattgctcatcctcttgctcttcacatacttggagaatgccttggtgttttcctcaatcctgctcaccaagggcttctcatggccccttctggctctcctaattcacaCTTACACTCCTTCCAAGTAACCTCGTAATTCTCTAGAAATCCATCTGTACTCAGTTTATTGgagctttcataagcttttctgttctccttaactagattttctacatcctttgtacactatggttctTCTACCCCACCGTGtgctccctgcctcaatggaacatacctgtgcagaacgccatgccagtgttccctgaacatttgcgacatttctgccgtgcatttccctgaaaacACCTGCCCACAATGATTTGCAGGTAGTGatcctgtgaaattcattgtcatggccggctcggaggccaagtcatcggtttgtcacgtaccccgtgaccgggttaccgaaccggcagaaatggaacacactttggagtctggtattactgcagctaatagtgtttattagtaaactaagcaatacagtcttataaaaatgaaaatatgtgaaacaggttagcaatgatatgtacagaagtgtggaaataggaattaaaaccaagctctttcaaagtctcggggtaaatggatagtcttacgatggtgaagagttcagttcagtttaggtggagggagagagggagggaaggagagagagagggagggaggggagagagagggggagggagagagagagagagggagagagagagagagggagggagagagagagggagggagagagagagggagggagggagagagggagggagggagagagagagagacacgttACCATCGAACTGTCCGTTGGCTTCCTGTCCTGTTGTGGTCCTCGACTCTGACCatgtacgaccgttcttcagtggtggacctgtcacccaggcaagggtggacacacaaacaagcccccaccggtcgcacctttcacgcactgtgagcctctgatcgatcctccaaacccccaccttcacatGGGTGCACAACGCTGTTTCAGTGTCTtgtggtgtgtctgcctgtgtctcagcagagcTGCTTTTTATCATCACTTGCTGGACACCGGCTGTCCATCAAACCGGCTCCGCCTTGCTGTCTCTGCAAGAATCTTACAAGCAggcaaaagtgtccttggagcaaaggtaaacaatcagccaaggagccataatattaaatcatgtctcTCATCGGCGCTGGgtgcctcccaccccccccccccccccactcttctctctctctctcattagcagcatagttcacaggggggtcaactctcGACCCCATTTCATCTTGATTTGCTCGTCACAGGTTTTATTTAAAACATAAGTTAATCAGTGcatgattattaaggatgtcaaaggttatggggagaagacgggAGAAAGTGGTTGAAAAGGGAAATGaaagacactgggacaggtacaGAGAGAGGAAACATTAGAGGGAGATGTGTCAAGCTCAGACAGATGAGACAGACTCCGATAGGGGTTCTTGTCTGGCACGGAGCAGTGGGGTGGAACACTGGTtcgttttccactctcggaccttcactgagaccatttctcatcagtacatTTCAATCATCAAGCTCaacgtaaatctattatcaaagtgtgtaaacCAGCTGTTGTTGAACCAttcattttctggttggcaagGCAAttcaatgctcacccccagcctggGGTACGGAATGGAACCAAttccagagggggaggggtgggtgagtctgGGTCTTTGAGAAGGAGCCCTAACctcatcctcctcattccccttctcACTCTTCTCCCACTCAACCCGCTCTTCCTTACACTCCATACCCACACTGCAtatgtttgtgtgagagagagagacctgacaaatctgacaaatctgttggcattcttGGAAGAAGCAACAAGCAGGATCGACAAAGTTTCCTCAAGTGAAACTCCTGCTGGAAAAGCAACCCGAATGAAGAAatagatgttgtatacttgggttttcagaaggcctttgacaaggtgcaacacacTAGGCTGCTGAATAAACCCACGGTATTACAGTGGAGACTCTAGCATGGATTAAACAGTGGCTGTGCcataaggtgggcgttgggaacggacccaaatgcaagacacagacactgaagtactagggagaggactaggtgtaaCAGGaaagaagtggggaagaaacgacactggacatgacacaggccctggacaagactaggtgacagggcatgggctaggactagagtaggaaGGTGAGACCTGGACGAGAAACtaagaactgggaactaggaacctAGACAAGgattccgagccagagactggacggggacccggaacctgggtcttgactcgggctcggactccggatccagACGAGGACTGGACGTGGCAAGGTAACAGGACtgggaacctcctcggagactgaCCCGGTCTggaaacctcctcggagactttgacccggactggaCTTGACACGGAGCCTGAGACTTggactggacttggacacggaacgacAAACAACGACAGTCCACTCGAGTAGCGGCAAACAGTCTTCCTACTGAGCCTTGGACccgagcacaggaacacagaacacagagccaagacccctccttggagacaggacatagggccggggctttacatagagtcaggacccctccttggagacaggacgtagggccggggttttacatagagtcaggacccctccttggggacaggacgtagggccggggctttacatagagtcaggacccctccttggagacaggacatagggccggggctttacacagagtcaggacccctctttggagacaggacatagggccggggctttacatagagtcaggacccctccatggggacaggacgtagggccggggctttacgtagagtcaggacccctcctcggggacaggacgtagggccgggactcatacacggacACTAAACACGGGGACACAAAGACAGTTCCAAGCTCCTAGATAGATAGTTTCTTCTGTTGGCggggcaaggctccagtctcactccagcgGTTAAACTTGACAGTGATAACAGGGGAGGATGCAGGTGAGgttgcaggcaaggcttcaggcgtgggttgctgaaagaaggggaagggaagggaacagtccagcctcaggcctatcttacccaacggaggcaaggagaGGATACTGTCaagacgaaccccacagaggcgagaacaggatactgacaagatgaaccagcaaccacacttgaacccagggtgacttatattccagccccaatttgagaatcaggtgcctgtgattaagcccaactgaaacaatggacagccagaagacctggagtccagagtccacggactggaccgtgaaccggaacgcagacgtcatggaccggaccatgacaagctGAATgttaggaggcaaagactgggaataaagggagccatctctggttggctgccagttactagtggtgttcctcagggctctgtgttcggaCTGGTGATTTGTGTTATATTCCAATAGTTTGGAAGacggaattgctggctttgttacaaggtttgcagacgatatgaagacatgaggaggggcaggtagttttcggtttagagggtacagaaggactgagatagatttagagaatggggaaaaaacagcagatggtatacagtgctgggaagtgtatgttcatgcattttggtagaagaaatgaaagtgttaacttcttcgaaatggacagaaaataccaaacaactgaggtgcaaagggacacggGGAGTCcatgttcaggattccctaacagctactttgcaggttgagtctgtggtgtggaaggcaaatgcaatgttagcattcatttccagagatctacaatatataagcaaggatgtaatttgggAAGTCGgtaatcactggtgaggcctcacttggagtacaggtttgggccgcttatcttggaaaggatgtgctgaagctggagaaggttcacaaaaacagattccaggattgaatggattgtcatatgaagagtgttcaaTGGGCCTGAGCCTGTATCAGCAGAGGAATCAgggctgatctcattgaaacttatcaaactgtggaagggcttgatagagtgggtgtggaaaggatgcttcctgtggtggaagagtctacgACCAGGGAACAGAGcatcaaaatagaggggtgtcctttcagaacggagatgacaGAGAacggacagagagtggtgaatctgcggaattccgtgccacagacagctgtggaggccaattctttatgtaCGTTTAGGGCAGAGGTGGATAAAATCTTGATTGAtccgggcatgaagggatacggggacaagacaggtgattggagcagaggggaaatttggatcagccacgataaaatgatagaacagactcgatggggtaAACAGCCTCATTCTTATAGTCTGATGGTCtgtcccctgtgtgaactcgctgatgcagcTTCAAGTCAGATGActaagtgaatccattcccacaatctgagaaagtgaatggtttctccccagtatgaactaactggtgtctctgtagcttggatgaccgagtgaatcccttcccacattcagggcaggtgaatggcctctccccagtgtggattcgCTGATGTGACAAAAGGGTGGATGAGTGAGCGAATGCCtttccacaatctgagcaggtgaacggcctctccccagtgtggattcgCTGGTGTGACAAAAGGTTGGATGACtgcgtgaatcccttcccacacacagagcaggtgaacggcctctccccagtgtgaaccagctggtgtctctgtagggtggatgagtgagtgaatcccttcccacacacagagcaggtgaacggcctctccccaatgtgaactcgcagatgtatTTTCAAGTCTGATAACCCAGCaaactccttcccacagtctgagcaggtgaacggcctctccccagtgtgaactcgctgatgcacttTCAAGCCAGATGATCGAGCGAAcacctttccacagtctgagcagatgaacggtttctccccagtgtgaactaactggtgccTCAGTAGACgaaatgacagagtgaatcttttcccacagtctgagcaaatgaatggtttctccccagtgtgaaagcaCTGATGTgtgttcagttcagatgaccgaatgaatcgtttcccacagtccgagcaggtgaacggcctctccccagtgtgaactcgctgatgtattttcatgtcagatgacagagtgaatctcttcccacattcagagcagctgaacggtttctccccagtgtgaaattgtTGATGTACGCTCAGCTGAGCTGCACGAGCgaactccttcccacagtctgagcaagtgaacggtttctccccagtgtgaattcgctgatgttccttcagttgagatgaccgtgtgaatcctttctcacatacGGAGCAGGCaaacggtttctccccggtgtgaaccagccagtgtgtctgtagtttggatgactgagtgaatcccttcccacattcagagcaggtgaatggcctctccccagtgtgaaccagcaagtgtctctgtagtttggatgagtgcgtgaatcctttcccacattcagagcaggtgaacggactCACCCCAgtatgaacttgctgatgtaccttcaggtcagatgaccgagtgaatcccttcccacattctgagcagctgaacggtttcttcccagtgtgagtttgctgatgttcctgtagttgagatgaacgagtgaatgccttcccacattctgagcagatgaacggtttctccccagtgtgaaccagctggtgtctcagtaggtgagatgaccgagtgaatcgcttcccacagtctgagcaggtgaacggcctctccccagtgtgaactcgcccgtgtaccttcagttgagatgacgaagtgaactccttcccacagtctgagcaggtgaacggcatcttcTCAGTGTGAACTGGTGACGTtcgttcagttgagatgactaaaTGAATCCGTTCGCCATTCAGAGGTGGGGAACAGCCATGGCACCGTGTGAACTTGCTGTAGTGTGGTTGATTGTGTCAgtgccttcccacactctgagaaaCGTCTCCTCACTGGTGAATTTTTGGATATATCTTCAGCATCGATGACAGAATGAATTGCTTCCCGCAGTCAGAACAGGCGGAgcatctcactgtggtgtgaacttgctgatgtatcttcagactggatgactgagtagatcccctccctcacacagagcaggtgaatggcctctccccacagtgaactcactggcctgtctgtgggtaggctgtgagtgaatcccctcccacactgagagaaggagaatgatatctcactgcGATCAATCATCTGGCAATTCAGACAGTCAGACGTTTGAATCCCTTGTACActcaatgcagttgaagaactgatctccagtgaacaaatgctggtgtgttctcagcacccGGTTCCTGTGGATAACACTGAGTTACAatagaaaacttcatttcagacacagaTACAATTCCAACTGGAATGAGGTACATCTTTATCTCCAAGGATCAACAACAATGCAAAATACATCAACGGGTGAAGGAGAATATTTCAGGTGGGATTTTAGTTTGTGGTGAAAACACAGCCGGTCCAGCCTGCTCCGACATTTAATTAGATCATGgcagatctggccatggactcatctccatctaactGCCGT
This portion of the Hemitrygon akajei unplaced genomic scaffold, sHemAka1.3 Scf000126, whole genome shotgun sequence genome encodes:
- the LOC140723695 gene encoding uncharacterized protein: MPFTCSDCGKEFTSSSQLKVHGRVHTGERPFTCSDCGKRFTRSSHLLRHQLVHTGEKPFICSECGKAFTRSSQLQEHQQTHTGKKPFSCSECGKGFTRSSDLKVHQQVHTGVSPFTCSECGKGFTHSSKLQRHLLVHTGERPFTCSECGKGFTQSSKLQTHWLVHTGEKPFACSVCEKGFTRSSQLKEHQRIHTGEKPFTCSDCGKEFARAAQLSVHQQFHTGEKPFSCSECGKRFTLSSDMKIHQRVHTGERPFTCSDCGKRFIRSSELNTHQCFHTGEKPFICSDCGKRFTLSFRLLRHQLVHTGEKPFICSDCGKVFARSSGLKVHQRVHTGERPFTCSDCGKEFAGLSDLKIHLRVHIGERPFTCSVCGKGFTHSSTLQRHQLVHTGERPFTCSVCGKGFTQSSNLLSHQRIHTGERPFTCSDCGKAFAHSSTLLSHQRIHTGERPFTCPECGKGFTRSSKLQRHQLVHTGEKPFTFSDCGNGFT